A portion of the Ascaphus truei isolate aAscTru1 chromosome 14, aAscTru1.hap1, whole genome shotgun sequence genome contains these proteins:
- the LOC142465739 gene encoding uncharacterized protein LOC142465739, which produces MPPVPLEDRSAPPPRPRTLPLRPATLSRLAPEVRGLQPGHRAPSHADLTLPGPLPSLHISRWPRDPCSRRRGSPPSPRSPSCFRWALHPLKCGCRGCWRLLRPPRKSVGSSCSCDPIVTFDPQWGGSRVSYDEEDDYSVRAIWPDELARKMMCQARGGTLGGAPFLLDCRGLKGGDQPPPAPPPLSPPLSPPSSAGGLNPRLQGLYLLLEPLSESADGGEGRAPGAPPGHDSVISTEVAPVLPLTPDVEKAELSPILPFLYLGNERDAQDLSQMVTLNIGHVLNVTTHLPLYHVESGALRYKRLPATDNSKQDLRQYFEEAFEFIEEAQQEGKGVLIHCQAGISRSATIVIAYLMKHTLMTVGDAYKFVKGKRPIISPNLNFMGQLLEFESDLNAGVTPRILTPKLRGVETEV; this is translated from the exons ATGCCCCCTGTGCCCCTGGAAGATCGCTCAGCACCCCCGCCCCGTCCTCGCACCCTTCCCTTGCGCCCCGCCACCCTCTCCCGCCTGGCCCCTGAGGTCAGAGGTCTCCAGCCTGGGCACCGTGCCCCCTCCCACGCTGACCTCACCCTGcctggccccctcccttctctccacaTCTCTCGCTGGcccagggacccctgctcccgTCGAAGagggtcccctccctccccccgttcCCCTTCCTGCTTCCGCTGGGCCCTTCACCCCCTAAAATGTGGCTGCAGGGGTTGCTGGCGCCTTCTGCGTCCCCCCCGGAAATCTGTGGGCTCCTCCTGCAGCTGCGACCCCATTGTGACATTCGACCCTCAGTGGGGGGGCTCACGGGTCAGCTACGATGAAGAGGACGATTATAGTGTCCGCGCCATCTGGCCCGATGAGCTGGCACGCAAGATGATGTGCCAGGCCCGGGGCGGGACACTGGGGGGAGCACCCTTCCTACTGGACTGCAGGGGTCTGAAGGGTGGGGACCAGCCacctcctgctcctcctccctTGAGCCCCCCCTTGTCTCCCCCATCCTCGGCTGGGGGATTGAACCCGCGACTTCAAGGCTTGTATCTACTGCTGGAGCCGTTGAGCGAGAGCGCGgatggaggggaagggagag CCCCAGGTGCGCCCCCGGGACATGACAGCGTCATCTCAACAGAGGTGGCACCCGTGCTCCCGCTAACCCCTGACGTGGAGAAGGCCGAGCTGAGCCCCATCCTTCCTTTCCTCTACCTGGGCAACGAGAGGGATGCACAGGACCTGAGCCAGATGGTGACCCTTAACATCGGGCACGTCTTGAATGTCACCACCCATCTGCCCCTGTACCACGTCGAGTCCGGTGCTTTGCGCTACAAGAGACTGCCAGCCACTGACAACAGCAAGCAGGACCTCCGGCAGTACTTTGAGGAGGCCTTCGAGTTCATCG AAGAGGCTCAGCAGGAAGGAAAGGGGGTGCTGATCCACTGCCAGGCAGGGATCTCTCGCTCAGCCACCATCGTCATCGCGTACCTGATGAAGCACACCCTGATGACAGTGGGAGACGCTTATAAGTTCGTGAAAGGGAAGCGCCCGATCATCTCCCCCAACTTGAACTTCATGGGGCAACTGCTGGAGTTTGAATCGGACCTAAATGCTGGGGTCACACCGCGGATCCTTACCCCAAAACTGAGGGGCGTGGAGAcagaggtgtga